In Trichocoleus desertorum NBK24, the following are encoded in one genomic region:
- a CDS encoding HAD family acid phosphatase, producing the protein MTSNKPLPRAIICDLDGTLCNIYHRQHYMRSRPKNWKAFYQALGKDVAHEFCRDIIQMYKERGFAILLISGRPAEYKPETKAWLADHEVQYDALWMRKTGDSRPDFIVKKEIYDKFIQGQYNVFFVLDDRDQVVKMWRSQGLTCLQVAEGNF; encoded by the coding sequence ATGACCTCTAACAAACCGCTACCACGGGCGATCATCTGTGATTTAGATGGCACGCTTTGCAATATCTATCACCGACAACACTACATGCGCTCCAGACCCAAAAACTGGAAAGCCTTTTATCAAGCTTTAGGGAAAGATGTGGCTCATGAGTTCTGTCGAGACATCATTCAGATGTATAAAGAAAGAGGATTTGCCATTCTGTTGATTTCTGGTCGGCCTGCTGAATACAAACCAGAAACTAAGGCGTGGCTAGCGGATCATGAAGTGCAATATGATGCGCTCTGGATGCGAAAAACCGGAGATTCTAGACCAGACTTTATCGTTAAAAAAGAGATCTACGACAAATTCATTCAAGGTCAGTACAACGTCTTCTTTGTGCTCGACGATCGCGATCAGGTAGTGAAAATGTGGAGAAGCCAAGGGCTAACTTGTCTGCAAGTTGCAGAAGGGAACTTTTAA
- a CDS encoding EcsC family protein, whose product MAVADKERSTQTNTQTNSSSEPPNSEPMWEAIAAATRMAQMATEALQATAGNMTQTTTAIGEAVGPAVQRSLEQGTETVGKIVAPIAENPLVKFAVKVPGINVLMAALGQVDAQKAQQEVEQLRQNFPLETPEQLAQRIIADTSLKAGGIGLLTNFVPPLALALFAVDIAAVTALQAEMIYRIAAVYGFPLTDPTRRGEVLVIFGLSMGGSGVLKLGLGLVEILPVIGAVVGASSDAALLYTLGQLACRFYEVKRQSATQPETSVANS is encoded by the coding sequence ATGGCAGTAGCAGATAAAGAGCGTTCCACGCAGACTAACACTCAGACAAACTCTAGCTCTGAACCCCCTAACTCTGAACCAATGTGGGAGGCGATCGCCGCAGCAACTCGCATGGCTCAAATGGCTACGGAAGCTTTACAAGCAACTGCGGGAAATATGACTCAGACTACAACTGCAATTGGTGAGGCTGTGGGTCCGGCGGTGCAGCGATCGCTGGAGCAAGGCACAGAAACTGTGGGCAAAATCGTTGCTCCCATTGCTGAAAACCCACTCGTGAAGTTTGCAGTCAAGGTGCCTGGTATCAATGTGCTGATGGCAGCCCTTGGTCAAGTGGATGCCCAAAAAGCGCAGCAGGAAGTAGAGCAACTGCGACAAAACTTTCCTTTAGAAACACCAGAGCAGTTGGCTCAGCGGATCATTGCAGATACTTCTCTGAAGGCGGGTGGTATTGGCTTATTAACCAATTTTGTGCCTCCCCTAGCGCTAGCTCTGTTCGCTGTGGATATAGCAGCCGTGACCGCACTCCAAGCAGAAATGATTTATCGGATTGCAGCGGTTTATGGCTTCCCTCTCACAGATCCGACTCGACGCGGTGAAGTGTTAGTCATTTTTGGTTTATCTATGGGAGGTTCCGGCGTACTCAAGCTGGGTCTGGGCTTAGTGGAAATTTTGCCTGTGATTGGGGCTGTGGTGGGGGCATCGAGTGATGCTGCTTTGCTCTATACCTTAGGGCAGTTGGCTTGTCGTTTCTACGAAGTCAAGCGTCAATCTGCAACTCAGCCAGAGACGAGTGTTGCCAATAGTTAG